A window from Akkermansia muciniphila encodes these proteins:
- a CDS encoding ABC transporter permease: protein MKSGKWNNTEEQGSSLWKDAFLRLSRNRASMFSLLALALIVAACFLGPLLPWLPHPNVQDLARIAESPSWEHWFGTDQLGRDLLARVLYGGRISLLVGVVATGVSLVIGVTYGLVSGYAGGRLDSLMMRLVDVLFALPFIVLVIIFSLSVEEPAQRLTQWVSGVTGWSVEMVSPMTGLIPLFIAIGALGWLTLARIVRTQTLELKGQEFVEAARSLGIGHMKILFRHIAPNLFGSVIVYTTLAVPGIMLLEAVLSFLGLGVKAPNSSWGTLIKEGADRMEVSPELLLFPALLFSATLLALNFLGDGLRDALDPKSSRD, encoded by the coding sequence ATGAAGAGCGGGAAGTGGAACAATACGGAGGAGCAGGGCTCCTCCCTGTGGAAGGACGCCTTTCTGCGGCTTTCACGGAACCGCGCGTCCATGTTCTCCCTGCTGGCGCTGGCGCTGATTGTGGCGGCCTGTTTCCTGGGGCCTCTCCTGCCGTGGCTGCCGCATCCGAATGTGCAGGACCTGGCGCGCATAGCGGAAAGCCCTTCCTGGGAGCACTGGTTCGGTACGGACCAGCTGGGGCGTGACCTGCTGGCCCGCGTGCTGTACGGAGGCCGCATTTCCCTGCTGGTGGGCGTGGTGGCCACGGGCGTTTCCCTGGTGATAGGCGTGACGTACGGGCTGGTTTCCGGCTATGCCGGGGGGCGGCTGGACTCCCTGATGATGCGCCTGGTGGATGTGCTCTTTGCCCTGCCTTTTATTGTTCTGGTCATTATTTTCTCCCTGTCCGTGGAGGAACCCGCCCAGCGGCTGACGCAGTGGGTTTCCGGCGTCACGGGCTGGTCCGTGGAGATGGTGAGCCCCATGACCGGGCTGATTCCCCTGTTCATCGCCATCGGCGCGCTGGGCTGGCTGACGCTGGCGCGCATCGTGCGCACGCAGACGCTGGAGCTGAAGGGGCAGGAGTTTGTGGAGGCGGCCCGCTCCCTGGGCATCGGCCACATGAAGATTCTGTTCCGCCATATTGCGCCGAATTTGTTCGGGTCCGTCATCGTGTACACGACGCTGGCCGTTCCCGGCATCATGCTGCTGGAGGCCGTCCTGTCCTTCCTGGGGCTTGGGGTGAAGGCGCCCAATTCCTCCTGGGGCACGCTGATCAAGGAAGGGGCGGACCGCATGGAGGTGAGTCCGGAACTGCTCCTGTTCCCGGCGCTGCTGTTTTCCGCCACGCTGCTGGCGCTGAATTTCCTGGGGGACGGCCTGCGGGACGCCCTGGACCCCAAGTCTTCCAGGGATTGA
- a CDS encoding M28 family peptidase, with protein sequence MTPRIGLILLTALLMQCGKPVETLPDSAETIPAQLQETDHFNGGNAMFHAARITEMGDRSAGTPGYRNQLEYLKGELAKHGWTCREQSFEEETPKGRVRFTNLRARFGPEPDFRAPVQGLLTCHIDTKPDIPGFTGANDGASGAAAILETARILSGEPVRAREMELVFFDGEESFAEHMDNDDGLYGSKHYAAALQPPLPRWQLNLDMVGRQGKKIRIPAMTPQSMYQVYSRAIRELGYSPQEWGISGYAILDDHVPFMERGMDTLNLIDDFEDGNWWHTSKDNMGILGEKSFRNTGEMTLHILRQLLPGPPST encoded by the coding sequence ATGACGCCCCGCATTGGACTCATTCTGCTCACGGCCCTGCTGATGCAGTGCGGAAAGCCCGTGGAAACGCTCCCTGACAGTGCGGAAACCATTCCCGCCCAGTTGCAGGAAACGGACCACTTCAACGGCGGGAACGCCATGTTCCACGCCGCCCGGATAACGGAGATGGGAGACAGGAGCGCCGGCACCCCCGGCTACCGTAACCAACTGGAGTACCTGAAAGGGGAACTGGCCAAACACGGCTGGACGTGCCGGGAACAATCCTTTGAGGAGGAAACGCCCAAGGGCCGCGTCCGGTTCACCAACCTGCGGGCGCGCTTTGGCCCGGAACCGGATTTCCGGGCTCCCGTGCAGGGCCTGCTGACCTGCCATATTGATACCAAGCCGGACATCCCCGGATTCACGGGAGCCAATGACGGCGCTTCCGGCGCCGCAGCCATTCTGGAGACGGCCCGCATCCTGTCCGGAGAGCCCGTCCGCGCCAGGGAAATGGAGCTGGTGTTTTTTGACGGGGAAGAAAGTTTTGCCGAGCACATGGACAATGACGACGGCCTGTACGGCTCCAAGCACTATGCCGCCGCCCTGCAACCGCCGCTGCCACGGTGGCAGCTCAACCTGGACATGGTGGGGCGCCAGGGGAAAAAGATACGCATTCCGGCCATGACGCCCCAGTCCATGTACCAGGTTTATTCCCGCGCCATCCGTGAACTGGGCTATTCACCGCAGGAATGGGGAATATCCGGCTACGCCATTCTGGACGACCACGTCCCCTTCATGGAGCGCGGCATGGACACCCTGAACCTCATTGACGATTTTGAGGACGGCAACTGGTGGCATACGTCCAAGGATAACATGGGCATCCTGGGAGAAAAATCTTTCAGAAACACAGGAGAAATGACCCTGCACATCCTCCGCCAGCTGCTGCCCGGTCCGCCTTCCACCTGA
- a CDS encoding DMT family protein, whose product MKVALTISMLVISNVFMTWAWYGHLKKGSPADDKPLMLIILMSWGVAFFEYCFLIPANRLGNAGGLNVAQLKIMQEVITLCVFIPFALFYIGEKWKWDYLWAFLCVLGAVFFVNRERMLG is encoded by the coding sequence ATGAAAGTTGCGTTAACGATCTCCATGCTGGTCATCTCCAATGTCTTTATGACGTGGGCGTGGTACGGGCATTTGAAGAAGGGTTCCCCGGCGGATGACAAGCCGCTGATGCTGATTATCCTGATGAGCTGGGGCGTGGCGTTTTTCGAGTACTGCTTCCTGATTCCCGCCAACCGCCTGGGCAATGCGGGCGGCCTGAACGTGGCCCAGCTCAAGATCATGCAGGAGGTCATCACCCTGTGCGTGTTTATTCCGTTTGCCCTGTTCTACATTGGGGAGAAATGGAAGTGGGATTACCTGTGGGCCTTCCTGTGTGTGCTGGGGGCCGTGTTCTTCGTCAACAGGGAGCGCATGCTCGGGTGA
- a CDS encoding ParB/RepB/Spo0J family partition protein, which yields MAKPALGKGFDALINQNLSRESLAAPQAGDVVHQLSHASIIPSSLQPRAIFTPEQLAELVDSIKEHGIIQPLIVRKTESGKYELIAGERRWRASGILGLSTVPAIIREASDKDVLELALIENLQRENLSPLEEASGYMRLKTEFRMKQGDIAKRVGKSRASVANSMRLLDLPQAVQDMLGNAFISVGHAKVLLSLRNEDQQIQLGRDIVNKGYTVRQTEKAIQKILNPPEPAPARKPSSPQYKKISSVLAKQFGTPVNISGQGSKGSIEITFSSKADFIRILELLGQDEWSDSK from the coding sequence ATGGCAAAACCGGCTCTGGGGAAAGGCTTTGACGCCCTTATCAATCAAAATCTGTCTCGTGAATCCTTGGCGGCTCCCCAGGCGGGAGACGTTGTGCATCAATTATCCCACGCTTCCATCATCCCCAGCTCCCTTCAGCCCCGCGCCATTTTTACCCCGGAACAACTGGCGGAACTGGTGGATTCCATCAAGGAACATGGCATCATCCAGCCGCTGATTGTCCGGAAAACGGAGAGCGGCAAGTATGAATTGATCGCCGGGGAGAGGCGCTGGCGCGCTTCCGGCATCCTGGGCCTTTCCACGGTGCCCGCCATTATCCGGGAAGCTTCCGACAAGGATGTGCTGGAACTGGCGCTGATTGAAAACCTCCAGCGTGAAAACCTGAGCCCGCTGGAAGAGGCTTCCGGCTACATGCGCCTGAAAACGGAATTCCGCATGAAGCAGGGAGACATTGCCAAGCGGGTGGGCAAATCCCGCGCCTCCGTAGCCAACAGCATGCGCCTGCTTGACCTGCCCCAGGCGGTTCAGGACATGCTGGGGAACGCCTTCATCAGCGTGGGACACGCCAAAGTCCTGCTTTCCCTCCGGAATGAGGACCAGCAGATCCAGCTCGGGCGCGACATCGTCAACAAGGGGTACACCGTCCGCCAGACGGAAAAGGCCATCCAGAAGATTCTCAATCCTCCGGAACCCGCCCCGGCCAGAAAGCCCTCCTCCCCGCAGTACAAGAAGATTTCCAGCGTGCTTGCCAAACAGTTCGGCACGCCCGTAAACATCTCCGGACAAGGGTCCAAGGGCTCCATTGAGATTACCTTTTCCAGCAAGGCTGACTTCATCCGCATCCTTGAACTTCTGGGACAGGATGAATGGTCTGATTCCAAGTAA
- a CDS encoding ABC transporter permease, protein MILKRLGQGLLVLLVLETVTFFLIRLLPGHPFMGEKKLPDHVLQQLQASYGLDQSSLVQYGRYWWNMLVHGDVGPSLVKEGISVADMIGQSFPVSLQLGVIGMVISILVGIPAGIVAALYKNRWMDWWVMLVSMAGICIPAFVVAPLLGVGLGMNVPGLSVAGWDSPGCVVLPALTLGLVNAAYLARLTRGGMLEVLGQDFIRTARAKGAGPFRMVWKHALRGGLIPALSYLGPAFAAMITGSFVVETCFQVPGMGQHFVNATTDRDYFLIQGLVLFYGILIVAANLAVDLVQMAVNPRLRTES, encoded by the coding sequence ATGATTCTGAAACGCCTGGGGCAGGGGCTTCTGGTGCTGCTGGTGCTGGAGACAGTGACGTTTTTCCTGATACGCCTGCTGCCGGGGCACCCCTTCATGGGGGAGAAGAAGCTGCCGGACCACGTCCTTCAGCAGCTTCAGGCCAGTTACGGGCTGGACCAGAGTTCCCTGGTGCAGTACGGGCGCTACTGGTGGAATATGCTGGTTCACGGCGATGTGGGGCCGTCCCTGGTGAAGGAGGGAATCAGCGTGGCGGACATGATCGGGCAGTCTTTCCCGGTTTCCCTCCAGCTGGGGGTGATCGGCATGGTGATTTCCATTCTGGTGGGCATTCCCGCCGGGATCGTGGCCGCCCTGTACAAGAACCGGTGGATGGACTGGTGGGTGATGCTGGTTTCCATGGCGGGCATCTGCATTCCCGCCTTCGTGGTGGCTCCGCTGCTGGGCGTGGGCCTGGGGATGAACGTGCCCGGCCTGAGCGTGGCGGGGTGGGATTCACCGGGCTGCGTGGTTCTGCCCGCGCTGACGCTGGGGCTGGTGAACGCCGCTTATCTGGCGCGCCTGACGCGCGGCGGCATGCTTGAGGTGCTGGGGCAGGATTTTATACGCACGGCCCGCGCCAAGGGGGCCGGACCCTTCCGCATGGTTTGGAAGCACGCCCTGCGCGGCGGCCTGATTCCGGCCCTTTCCTACCTGGGGCCGGCTTTTGCCGCCATGATTACCGGCTCTTTTGTGGTGGAAACCTGTTTCCAGGTTCCGGGCATGGGCCAGCACTTCGTGAACGCCACCACGGACCGGGATTATTTCCTGATCCAGGGGCTTGTCCTGTTTTACGGCATTCTGATTGTCGCGGCCAATCTGGCCGTGGACCTGGTGCAGATGGCCGTCAACCCCAGATTGAGAACGGAGTCATGA
- a CDS encoding BatA domain-containing protein, whose protein sequence is MSFTSPWLLWALFAASIPIIIHLVNRWRHRSVHWAAMEFLLRAARETRGTKKLLHYLILALRVLAVAALVTAFARPLLSSFFGWGSSGLNEVLLVLDRSASMDARPDKTNSLRDAIPPLVESTFAQLGSCRLSLLDSTTGTVTQIPAPEALADLTVSKTTDGGADIPALLQKAIPYLEESGSGKTEIWIASDMQASSWKPDSPLWSSVRQRLDALAIPPSIRIMALRDRPESNRGIRVRQAQVNNGRLVLDLEVLRQGFNPNQPENVPVHLSVDNAAASATLQLAGETTTIKKEIPLPQSKESGFGFVSLPHDDFTRDDLSFFTFAPRPLANILICGPPGEVGKTLSLMSAPPGLPNRKASMPGSTRAAQTKLASQSMVVWYGPPPRAEMEEKLRTFIEEGGLVLFLPDDTAHGTRHPFLGVSWGAMETAPPDEYYRLETWDRERGFLRDGSGQAAIPANRLRAVRRKPLLGKYRTLASWHDGACAVAQVRYGTGSALFLGTLPRYSWSNLADGHLLLPLLQRMADRGAERFSTAISLRVNDPALPQSATDTPVRMDNAQGTHPSGSPADTAGVYRLGAQTYAVNRPWSEDNPDQITDEKLRLLLPGASISSMQSTAETPSLVQEAWKLFLIISLACLLLEAFLCLPRHTAKRPNPATRP, encoded by the coding sequence ATGTCCTTCACCTCTCCCTGGCTGCTCTGGGCTCTCTTCGCAGCCTCCATCCCCATCATCATCCATCTGGTCAACCGGTGGCGGCACCGGTCCGTCCATTGGGCGGCCATGGAATTCCTGCTCCGCGCGGCCAGGGAAACCCGGGGAACAAAAAAACTGCTGCATTACCTGATCCTGGCTCTGCGCGTCCTGGCCGTGGCGGCGCTGGTAACGGCCTTTGCACGGCCCCTGCTCAGCAGCTTCTTCGGCTGGGGAAGCTCCGGCCTGAATGAAGTCCTCCTGGTTCTGGACCGCTCCGCCTCCATGGACGCCCGGCCGGACAAGACCAATTCCCTTCGGGACGCCATCCCTCCCCTGGTGGAATCCACCTTTGCGCAGCTGGGCAGCTGCCGCCTCTCCCTGCTTGACTCCACCACCGGAACCGTTACCCAGATTCCGGCTCCGGAAGCCCTGGCGGACCTGACCGTGAGCAAGACCACGGACGGCGGCGCGGATATCCCGGCCCTGCTTCAAAAGGCCATCCCCTATCTGGAGGAATCCGGTTCCGGAAAAACGGAAATCTGGATCGCCTCAGACATGCAGGCCTCATCCTGGAAGCCGGACTCCCCCCTCTGGTCCAGCGTGCGCCAGCGTCTGGACGCCCTGGCTATTCCTCCGTCCATCCGCATCATGGCCCTCCGGGACAGGCCGGAAAGCAACCGGGGCATCCGGGTGCGGCAGGCCCAGGTGAACAATGGCAGGCTGGTGCTGGACCTAGAAGTCCTGCGCCAGGGGTTCAACCCCAACCAGCCGGAGAACGTGCCGGTGCACCTTTCCGTGGATAATGCCGCCGCCTCCGCCACGCTCCAGCTGGCCGGGGAAACCACCACCATCAAAAAGGAAATTCCGCTGCCGCAGAGCAAGGAATCCGGTTTCGGCTTCGTCTCCCTGCCTCATGATGATTTCACCAGGGATGACCTTTCCTTCTTCACCTTCGCTCCCAGGCCCCTCGCCAACATCCTCATCTGCGGCCCCCCCGGGGAAGTGGGCAAAACCCTCTCCCTGATGTCCGCCCCTCCCGGCCTGCCCAACAGGAAAGCCTCCATGCCCGGCAGCACGCGGGCGGCGCAGACCAAGCTGGCCTCCCAATCCATGGTCGTCTGGTACGGACCGCCGCCGCGCGCGGAAATGGAAGAAAAACTCCGGACCTTTATTGAGGAAGGGGGGCTTGTCCTCTTCCTTCCGGATGACACGGCCCACGGCACGCGCCACCCGTTCCTGGGCGTTTCCTGGGGCGCGATGGAAACGGCCCCTCCGGACGAGTATTACCGCCTGGAAACGTGGGACCGTGAGCGCGGCTTCCTCCGGGACGGCTCCGGCCAGGCGGCCATCCCCGCCAACCGGCTCCGCGCCGTGCGGCGCAAGCCCCTGCTGGGCAAATACCGCACCCTGGCTTCCTGGCATGACGGCGCCTGCGCCGTCGCCCAGGTCCGGTACGGAACGGGCTCAGCCCTGTTCCTGGGAACCCTCCCCAGATACTCCTGGTCCAACCTGGCGGACGGCCACCTGCTGCTCCCCCTGCTCCAGCGCATGGCGGACCGGGGGGCGGAACGCTTTTCCACCGCCATCTCCCTCCGGGTGAATGATCCGGCTCTGCCGCAATCCGCTACGGATACACCCGTGCGCATGGACAACGCCCAGGGCACCCATCCCTCAGGCTCCCCGGCGGATACGGCGGGCGTGTACCGCCTGGGGGCGCAGACCTACGCCGTCAACCGCCCCTGGTCTGAAGACAATCCGGACCAGATCACGGATGAAAAGCTCCGCCTTCTTTTGCCGGGGGCTTCCATCAGCTCCATGCAGAGCACGGCGGAAACGCCCTCCCTGGTGCAGGAGGCCTGGAAGCTCTTCCTCATCATCTCCCTTGCCTGCCTGCTTCTGGAAGCCTTCCTGTGCCTGCCCAGGCACACGGCCAAACGTCCCAACCCCGCTACCCGCCCATGA
- a CDS encoding bile acid:sodium symporter family protein, with protein sequence MPGFLSKLDRFTVGLIVSVSAGILIPCSGVWDTVFSRLSDAAIILLFFLYGAKLSRRSVWEGLMHWRLQGLVAVSTFVIFPLLGILSIPVWNSVLGPDLCMGMLYVCMLPSTVQSSIAFTSMAGGNVAAAICSASVSSLLGVFLTPLLVGLVWSRGGEGGVDFSTFLNICYIILVPFVAGQLAQRWIGKWVVTHRNITSWTDHSTIWLVIYTAFSHAMINGVWKNLPWLSLVEVLVFCGILLAAALWLTAFLSRRLRFSREDRIAIIFCGSKKSLATGIPMMNVIFAGAPIGLLVIPIMVFHQLQLMVCSFLARKWGKDVGRKDGDLL encoded by the coding sequence ATGCCGGGATTCCTTTCCAAATTGGACCGTTTTACCGTTGGCCTCATCGTCAGCGTGAGCGCGGGGATTCTGATTCCCTGTTCCGGCGTGTGGGATACGGTGTTCAGCCGCCTGAGCGATGCGGCCATCATCCTGCTCTTTTTCCTGTACGGGGCCAAGCTTTCCCGCCGTTCCGTGTGGGAGGGGCTGATGCACTGGCGGCTCCAGGGGCTGGTGGCCGTCAGCACCTTCGTGATTTTCCCCCTGCTGGGGATTTTAAGCATCCCCGTTTGGAACAGCGTGCTGGGGCCTGATCTGTGCATGGGCATGCTGTACGTGTGCATGCTGCCCTCCACGGTGCAGTCCAGCATTGCCTTTACCTCCATGGCCGGGGGGAATGTGGCGGCGGCCATTTGCTCCGCTTCCGTCTCCAGCCTGCTGGGGGTGTTCCTCACGCCCCTGCTGGTGGGGCTGGTGTGGTCCCGCGGCGGAGAAGGGGGCGTGGATTTCTCCACCTTTCTGAACATCTGCTATATTATTCTGGTGCCCTTTGTTGCGGGACAGCTCGCCCAGCGCTGGATAGGCAAATGGGTGGTCACGCACAGGAACATCACTTCCTGGACGGACCACAGTACCATCTGGCTGGTGATTTACACGGCGTTCAGCCACGCCATGATCAACGGCGTGTGGAAAAACCTCCCCTGGCTGTCCCTGGTGGAGGTGCTGGTGTTCTGCGGCATTCTTCTGGCTGCGGCCCTGTGGCTGACGGCGTTCCTTTCCCGCAGGCTCCGTTTTTCCCGTGAGGACCGCATCGCGATCATTTTCTGCGGCTCCAAGAAGAGCCTGGCAACCGGCATCCCGATGATGAACGTGATCTTTGCCGGAGCCCCCATCGGCCTGCTGGTCATTCCCATCATGGTCTTCCATCAGCTCCAGTTGATGGTGTGCTCCTTTCTGGCCCGGAAATGGGGGAAGGATGTAGGCAGGAAGGATGGGGACCTTTTGTAA
- a CDS encoding putative peptidoglycan-binding domain-containing protein, with the protein MNTTEKNMAAAILRFEDDRVTGPNSLRVTRLPAADKGGKWEICGICDGIEPAVFNRLKALLDAGKREEAWEGCLQYVLDNTSAVRSWIGSDAHPATEFILRDHYFNSGSRNTGKILQRALNDHGASLTEDGIPGKQTRETLQTVLARSGEAKFLASLNERRKAFYRSCKQFPIFGKGWLSRSEDAYRFACSLV; encoded by the coding sequence ATGAATACTACAGAAAAAAACATGGCTGCGGCCATTCTCCGCTTTGAAGATGACCGCGTTACAGGCCCGAATTCCCTCAGGGTCACCCGTCTTCCTGCCGCCGACAAGGGCGGCAAGTGGGAGATTTGCGGCATTTGCGACGGCATTGAACCCGCCGTATTCAACCGCCTCAAAGCCCTGCTTGATGCCGGAAAACGGGAAGAGGCCTGGGAAGGATGCCTGCAATACGTTCTGGATAATACCTCCGCCGTACGCTCCTGGATCGGCTCTGACGCCCATCCGGCCACGGAATTCATCCTGCGCGACCATTACTTCAATTCCGGAAGCAGGAACACCGGAAAAATCCTGCAGCGGGCCCTTAATGACCACGGGGCCTCCCTCACGGAAGACGGCATTCCCGGAAAACAGACTCGGGAAACATTGCAAACCGTTCTTGCCCGGTCCGGAGAGGCCAAATTCCTCGCCAGCCTCAATGAGCGGCGCAAGGCGTTTTACCGCTCCTGCAAGCAGTTCCCCATCTTCGGGAAGGGCTGGCTGAGCCGCAGTGAAGACGCCTACCGGTTCGCCTGTTCCCTGGTTTAG
- the tyrS gene encoding tyrosine--tRNA ligase: protein MTIDEQLDILMGGTAVVISREELKERLKLGRPLRVKLGVDPTAPDIHLGHTVAIEKLRQFQELGHQAILLIGDFTATIGDPSGRSVTRPPLSREQVLSNAETYTKQAFKILDRDKTEIVYNGDWFRKMTYEEVLKLNSRVTMQQMLAREDFKARVEGGKEVRLHEMQYPIMQGWDSVEIRADVELGGTDQLFNILVGRDLQKEEGMLPQIAMTMPLLEGLDGVRKMSKSYGNYVGVDEAPEMMFGKMMSASDELMDRYYLVLLGEKRDMGLHPMEAKKLLAWKITARYHDSASADTARADWETRFSKRDLAAADLPEVEIASLPAGMNALALAAFLFENVFQVKKSNGVLRKEHFTPGAIQLNDVKVTDPAAVPELAPGSVLRLSKKHAVRFK from the coding sequence ATGACTATAGATGAGCAACTGGATATATTGATGGGCGGTACCGCCGTCGTGATCAGCCGTGAAGAATTGAAGGAGCGTCTCAAGCTGGGGCGTCCCCTGCGCGTGAAGCTGGGCGTGGACCCCACCGCGCCGGACATTCACCTGGGCCACACGGTGGCTATTGAAAAACTGCGCCAGTTCCAGGAATTGGGCCACCAGGCCATTTTGCTCATCGGGGATTTCACCGCCACCATCGGGGACCCTTCCGGCCGTTCCGTCACCCGCCCCCCCCTTTCCCGCGAACAGGTGCTCTCAAATGCGGAGACGTACACCAAGCAGGCGTTCAAGATTCTGGACCGTGACAAGACGGAGATCGTCTACAACGGGGACTGGTTCCGCAAGATGACGTATGAGGAAGTGCTGAAGCTCAATTCCCGCGTCACCATGCAGCAGATGCTGGCCCGCGAGGATTTCAAGGCCCGCGTGGAGGGCGGCAAGGAAGTGCGCCTACATGAGATGCAGTATCCGATCATGCAGGGCTGGGATTCCGTGGAAATCCGTGCGGACGTTGAACTGGGCGGTACGGACCAGTTGTTCAATATCCTGGTGGGGCGCGACCTCCAGAAGGAGGAAGGCATGCTGCCCCAGATCGCCATGACCATGCCCCTGCTGGAAGGCCTGGACGGCGTGCGCAAGATGTCCAAATCCTACGGGAATTACGTGGGCGTGGATGAAGCGCCGGAAATGATGTTCGGCAAGATGATGAGCGCCAGCGATGAGCTGATGGACCGCTATTACCTGGTCCTGCTGGGCGAAAAGCGGGATATGGGCCTGCATCCCATGGAAGCCAAGAAGCTGCTGGCCTGGAAGATTACGGCCCGTTATCATGATTCCGCCTCCGCGGACACCGCCCGCGCAGACTGGGAGACCCGTTTTTCTAAGAGGGACCTGGCCGCCGCAGACCTGCCGGAAGTGGAGATCGCCTCCCTGCCTGCCGGCATGAACGCGCTGGCCCTGGCGGCCTTCCTGTTTGAGAACGTTTTCCAGGTGAAGAAGTCCAACGGAGTTCTGCGCAAGGAACATTTCACGCCCGGCGCCATCCAGTTGAATGACGTGAAGGTGACGGACCCTGCCGCCGTGCCGGAACTGGCTCCCGGCAGCGTTCTGCGCCTGAGCAAGAAGCACGCCGTGCGCTTCAAGTAG